In the Zingiber officinale cultivar Zhangliang chromosome 5A, Zo_v1.1, whole genome shotgun sequence genome, taatgttttttacattctctattttttttaaaaaaaatattttttattttttatgtttttttctcatttttttttaatgtttttctatgtttttaagtttttttacaattttttatttttttattatttttttataggtttttattttttatgttttttatttaattttaaaattttcctattttttatttatgcttttcttttttatcatatttttctcttatccgaggatattttgggtaaaaaaattcgttaacctcgGATTTAGCAGCAGTTCAAAAGGTTGACCTATTCGGAAATCTCCGGATCTATGCTTATTTTCAACTCCCCGAAGTATTTCGTCGCTTGCTACACCCTTCCTCGTCTCTGGGTGCCTAGATATCCACCGTAAGCCTTTCCTCGTTTGAACCTCGCCATTAACGTTAAGGCTATGTCATCCTAAGGTGCTGCTAAATAGAAGAATCTTATCAACGTCCATAAATGATAAATCATAGATCGAACTGCCGAATTGGAAAAATTGGGTGTTATCATAGTATCAACTAAGTTCACAGGCTGGAGATAAGCAGACTCGAACCGTTGACATCCGCCACAGGGTAAACCACCGCCTCTCAGGCCTCCCCGACTGATTCTACCATAGAGGCCAATGATACAATAACTCCCCCCTCTCCCCAGAACACAGCTTATAATTTTCATCGTACTGTACTCTCCAAAAAGTAACtcttcttaaaatcttaaaaGGACCCCCAACCAAAAGCACTTTAAATACCAtttatgattaattaatattaattacagTTTGGCCCCAAATCGATGTCCAAAGTCTTTTTGATATCTTAAGATATCCTTTAATAATATTAATTGACATGGAAAAGAtgtctttatttttaactgcCACTTATAAAGATTTTCATGAGAGCTTTAAAATATTTAACGTGGGACTAAAAATATAGCAATTCTACAACAACTACAGAATTCTTCCTTTGTATGAAAAGATAAGAGCGCTAAGAGAAGCTCCTACCATGTAAATTCACATCGATAAAACTAATGATAAAAAGAGGAATTTGAAAAAACTAAATTCAAGAATGAGCAAGATGTCATGCGACAACGTGCTATACGTTGTGACAGGATCGGTATCTAGTTGGCTCCAGGTCAGCAGATGTGCCTAAGTGGCTTAGTTGCTGAGTCAATTTAAGTTGGTTCGAGTTGATCAGACTTGTCGACCTGCTGAGCTAATTTAACCAGTCTGTTGACCTACCAAGCAATCTAACCTCTCAGCTTGCCGACATACTGAGCAGTTCGACCTCCGACCTCCTAACCTTCTTACTTGCCATTAGTTTGACCTTTCGATCTCCCGACATACGAAGGGACATGACAATTATCATAACATCTGAAGGGACATGATAGTTACAATGACACTGACATGGCAGATGATGATGAGCCTCCAGGTAAGATCCAAAGGTAAATAGGTCAGAGTAAGTGGCAGTTAAAGTTTAAGATAGGTGAACTCGAGTAACCTAGTCGGTGATCTCTTCCCACGTCGATCAGCTAAAACTGATTGGACATCCCAGGGACCTCCCCACTCCGAGGTCATCAGGATCCAACTCCCCACTTATTTACTTATGGGGCTCTGCTCCCTACCACACTCCGATCTCTTTCCACGTCGATCGGACATCCCAAGATCCAACTCTCCACTTGGATGCCATCGGACGAAACTCCCCACTTTTTACTTATGGAGTTCTTCTCCCCACCACACTTCGATCAGCCAATGCTGGTCGGACATCTAGGGGCTCAGCTTCCCACTCGGAGGCtagggatgataatttttgacccgacacgaaaacaTGACCCGAACCAAACACAAAAAAATCATGTTAGGGTTGGGTAATTTCAggttcgggtcgaaatcgggtcgacccaattaataaacaggtcgggttcgggttaaCTTGAAATGATCCAATTACAACCcgcgaacccgtttataaataattataaatttaaactaaaattataaatttaaaaaagttaaaaaccctaaacatagagatatgctattgattgcaatgttgctatgacttatcatttatgatatggattgtcaatttgtgtagataaatgttatttttaatttttaatttaatatacaaaatttcTTTAATGAATGCAAGTCATGTTTCGGGTCAAATGGAtcaacgggtcaaacgggtcgggttcaggtcaagtgcaaataaacagatcaggttTAGGTTGAATAGTTTGACCCGAATTAATAATCAGGTCAGGTTCAGGTTGTGATTTGCCAACCCGCCAACCTACCAACCCGAACTCGAACTGAATTGCCACCCCTATTGGAGGCTATTGGAGCCTAGCTCCCCACTTATCTATTTATGGGGTTCTGCTCCCCACCACACTTCAATCATCTAATGTCGATCGGACATCCTAAGACCCAGCTCCCCACTCGGATGTTATTGGGGTTCAACTCCACACTTTCTACTTGTAGGGGCTTTGCTCCTAACCACACTCCTATCGACTAATATCGATCAGACATTCCAGAGGCTCAACTCCCCACTTGGATGTCATCGGAGCCCAGCTCCCCACTTATATATCCACTTACGAGGCTCTGCTCCCCACCACACTCTGATCGACTAGTGCCGATCGAACATCTCAGGGGCCCAACTTCCCACTCGAAGGTCGTCGGGGTTCAGCTCCTCACTTATCTACTTACAGGGTTTTGCTCACCACCACACTCTGATCGACTAATGCCAATCGGGCATCTTAGCGGGCTAGCTTCCCACTCGAATGTCATCAGGGCCCAGCTCCTCATTTATCTACTTACGAGACTCTATTCTACTACACTAGTACTCCAATCGGCTAATGCCGATCGAGCATCCTAGTGACCCAGCTCTCCACTTGGAGGCCATTGGAGCCCAGCTCCCAACTTAACTATTTAGGAGCCTAGCCACCCCCAATGCTCTTAGCCTCGACCCATCTCTCAACTAGGAGACACATGATCAACGGTCCATTAAGCTTTATGTCCCATGAACTCATCTTGTAATTAATACTTCAAGTGGATTTGTCAGCGATCATGGAGATAATATCTCTATAGAGATATAAGACACTCGTTATACATATACTGATCTGGTGATAATCCAGAAGGGCCTACCTCCAAGGAAGTTCAATGCTTGGGTGGTCGCCAAAGTCAAGAGGTGGTCAACTAAGAGACTAGTCGATCGGAAGGTCCTTCATTCCCGATCTGCCGAAAGAGTTTGGAGAAGGTTGGCGGAGCTTACAACCTGATCGGCCAGAAGAGTTTGAAGAGGGTTGGCCGAGCCCACAACGTACCGAGACCGGGGCACTCAAGTCGGTCGCCCTGAACATAGGCATATGAGGTCAAATAGGTAGGCGTCCGGATCGATAAAAGGGAATCCGGCCAGACGGCCAGCCGACAAATAAGACGGGGGATACATGCCAACATCCTTCTGGGAGTCAGTGCCGCCGATTAATGGTGCGTAGGGATAGAATATCCTTTTGAGAGTCAGTTCCGCCGACTGACGGCGAGGAaggacagaggatcgtacggaggAAGATCCCGCCGCCGTGGCAAAGATACGCTTGCCCCATTATGGTAATATGTCAGGGATCCTTTCTCAATGTTATCTTTTGGGGAAAAGTTTGGGAATACGTATCCGACCGGGAAGCATGCAGTCTACTCGCCGAAGCCCTATATAAGGAGAGGAGCATCCCCCCGCGGAGGTACGCATATACATCTTTGGGAGTCACTGTTCACTACTTCTTCTTTACTCTGTTGTCCTCAGCTTGCCGGTGTgtgacttgatcgtcggagggccgtcgccgggaacgccttcccggcttggcactaacgacttgtggttgtaGGAACGGAGGACGAGCATCAGCGAAGACGAAGAGCGAGTCACCTCAGCGTTGCTCCCCGGTTGCCATCTACTCAGCTTCAGGGCAGGATCATATACGATAGGATCACTTTGATACAATGATAAGTGACGATTAGACGTGTTGTCTAGTATTGATGCAATGTCTTGTTAATGTGGAGATTACAGGAGCATTATAAAAAGGATTCTTCTCCGTTGGTGCAGGTACGCGAGTCCAAGAGCCTTGTcctaatattctattatttttcatcTTTCCAGAGTGTTGACTTGACTGTCGAAGCAGTCATGCCAAGGACCCTCCTCAACTTGCTTACTGACGATCTTCTTCTTTCTGCTTGTGCTTGCAGGCATTCCCAGCTCGAAATTTTCTTCCAGTCAGCCTTCAAGCCAGCTCACCGATAATTCACCTTTCACCACTTTTAGACAAGATACCTTAATGGGATACAATTCCTAGGCTTCTCTTCATAAGGTGCATACCTTTGATTTCTTCTCATCAGGTGCATCCTTTGAGTTTCTCTCTCTATATAAGATAAGGGGAGGGGGATTCTCCCTTATATATTCTgatctcatctacttttactcAATCTCTTATTATTTCTCTGATTTGTTTCATTTTGAGGctccatgatatgaattaggcaTCGGAGGGATTCATTGAGGTAATTTCTGACGAGTCCTTTGACACATATTGTTTTTCGTAGAATCAGCTCCGTCATGAGAAAAGAAAGCTAAGAGGAAGTTTCAACATCATCACTATTGGGTGCGAGGTGACTTTTTGTGGTTGTGTCATCACGGTGAGATTTTTGCACCATATACATCACTTTAAATCTAAGCTTGTATCAAATAGCGTAGCTCCCAGGATATAGCTAAGCCGGTCATCATACAGAATTATAGAATTGAGCAAGAGTTAATTCTCGGTAAAACTGATAGAAATACCTTTCTATAAGATGATTTGTTTTGATTTTCTATAATTATTCCCTGCCAATAATGTGGGGCAATCAAAGGGGACTATCAAGATAGTGCACGCGTGTAAAATTatatcaaatagtgtaaaattcttttttctccctagtttttatttttattttttatttacttgAGTTAGATTTACTTAACATTTAAGCGTCACACGATACAATACGATACATGCTGACATCTGAAGATCATTCAGCAGATGAAAAAGAGCCGTGCATGTAAAGTCCCCGAAAGTTGTCAcacagaataataataataataataataataataataataataataataattattattattattattagtttgaGGACGGCTCCTCTTTCTACTGCACATGGTGTGATCGGCCGTCTCAGCCTCACCACGGTGGCCTAATCGTTTGCTGGCCACCTTTCCTACTTTCCAGGTGGATAATTAAATCGCTCTGACGGCTAAGTTGAGTTGATAAATGGTTATTGGTTTACCGTATGAGATACATACGCGAGCATAATAGTCTTTTGCCAAATTAAACCCTCTATCTATttagtcttttattttttttaaaaatatatatttaaaagaaaaaatagataatttttaaaagtccCATCTTTCCTTCAATACAATTAAATTGTAGTAAAATCGTGCCTGATAAGCCGCTTCTTTAGTCGGCGATCTTCGTCGGGCAGTGCGGTGGCCGGAAGGCCAATGGCCCCGTCACGTAGACGTCGATGTCCACGTACTCTCCTGGGATGGTCGTGTTCTGGAACCGGAGAGGCGCCCCCCGCGCCCCGCCGTTGATGTCGGTGGCGGCGCTGCAGCGGTGGTCCGGCGAGGCGAGGAGTCGAGCTGTGCACGCCTCGGCAGGGTCGAAGTACCCTCCGCGCATCGTCGTCGTGTACAGCTCCGCGAACACGTAGCCATTGTCGTCCGCTGTCGCGGCTCGGTAGAGCACCACCCGCCCCCGGTGGTCGCTGCACGTCATCGCCACCCTCGCCGCCGGCATCGGCCGTGCCGCAGCCGGGTCCCACGCCCCCGCGCTCCCGCACGCCTGGCAACTCACCAGCCCCTCCACCGCCACGATCAGTTTCTTCTCCGCCGCCGCCGCGGCGACTGCGATCGCAACCGCAGCGAGCACTAGGGGCCAAATCTCGGCCGTCATCTCCCTGATTAATCGAGGTGGTGGCTTGGAATGGACGGCCGGGGGCACTGCATATATATGCCGGGGAGAAACTTTCATTTGGCTCcagagttttcaaaatatttccaaAGAGTCAAGAAAAGTAATGGAAAACTCGAAGGGGCAAATGAAAAGGTTTCTCTGTGCGCGGCTCGGTTTGATTTCCCGGTTCACTTACTGAGCCTCTTAAAGCGTGGACGGTTCTTGATTGAACCAACTGGTCGGTTCAACATTTAAAGCATTAATTGCGTCGAGACAAGCAATTTATTTCGTGCCAAATCCAGGATTTGGTGAAGTGAGTTGGCTGGGGAGGTttgcttttatattttatttctataaataactttaatttaaaattagtttaggtaaaaattagaaaagtttttatttttatttttatttttatttttattattgttagaaGAGTgggctttaaaaaaaaatcttattttagtttttcttaaaatattattaatccaatatctttataataatataataattttaattaaaatgtaattatttaaactaaaattattataatttatataataatatctttatttttttataatcctAGTAATTAATTATTCTAAACGACTAATTCAGAAAATAATCAATTTAATCtcataaatatttttcatcaAGACACCAAAATAATCCAAAAATATGAATGGCTCGTCACTCCGCCAACATTTTAAGATTATCTtcccattaaaaaaaatttgagtgtttgattttattttaattttctaaaaaacttGCCTTAATAAGATAGTGCATTTTGATTTTGACCCATCAAATGTTATTTTGAGGCATTAGATGTTAATTAGAGGAAATTGGATGGATGACAATGCAACTTGCTAGTGGTGGGTTGTCGATTGGTTACCAATTAATTAATGTAcggtttgggaggaggtgagggaaagggagagaagggtaaagaaggagaagagaaactTCAAACCTTGTTTAGAAGGAAGTGAGTTacggaaaggaaaagaaagataagGAAGGataaattttaatcttttttacCCATGAAATGAAAGAATTTCTTACACCCCGATTTGGGGTGTAAGGGTAAAGGgaactaaaaaaatttatatttcaattttatccctgttttattatattaattttaaaaattattgttttagGTATGTTTTGCGTCGTGACTAAAAATACTCGCACTCCATCGACACCGACGCTGACTTTGACGCCGACGGTGACTTCGATGCTAACTTTAATGTCGACACCTACTTCGACGCCGACGCCAACTTTAACAAACGAACTACAATTACTTGAACGCGTAAGTCTTAACTAATAAATGTATGTAAGATGTACTAGGTTCTTGAACGCGTAAGTCTTTAATAAAAGTGAGAGtaattttataacttaatatattTAAACTTCATTACCCTCACTTTCCTCCCAACGGTAACACATATTACGTTAATAAATCTTTTCTCTCTCCTAAATAAAGTGAATATAAATACTTTATTTTTCCTCCCTTTCCTTTCCGTTAATGAACCTTCGCTAACCCTATCTAAACATAGGGTTAGTGTTTTTGGAGTTGGATTATTTGTTGTAGTCTTGTAGACACGTGGTAAATGCTGATatatcaaattattattattatcattattattgttattgggGAATAAGTAAAAGAAAATCTAAATTGATTATATCTGATTTTGTCTGAAATCTACGAGGTGGTGCGCTAGCTTCGATAAACGAGGGTTTTAGAGACGATGAACTCCTGAAGATCTGGAAGAGCTTCTCAACGATCCTGCGCACAGTGAGATgatccaacaaagcgttagtgacccaAAATCGGGGTGGAGATCCTTAGctagaccctctgacgctcaagtaagtTTCTCTctcgaaggtggaagaagaagaagtacaatAATGACAGTACTTAGAAACAGAGTTTTAGATACTAGAGTTTACGTACCTTACCAACGGAgaggatctccctttttatactgcctcgtataacctccgtagtcatgagacGGTCCCcggtttattagagtttgttaggagatgaagtcaccCCTTAGGCTTCGTGTAATAAtcctttaaagaattttttttatcc is a window encoding:
- the LOC121979876 gene encoding uncharacterized protein LOC121979876 is translated as MTAEIWPLVLAAVAIAVAAAAAEKKLIVAVEGLVSCQACGSAGAWDPAAARPMPAARVAMTCSDHRGRVVLYRAATADDNGYVFAELYTTTMRGGYFDPAEACTARLLASPDHRCSAATDINGGARGAPLRFQNTTIPGEYVDIDVYVTGPLAFRPPHCPTKIAD